One window of Quercus robur chromosome 5, dhQueRobu3.1, whole genome shotgun sequence genomic DNA carries:
- the LOC126728248 gene encoding F-box/LRR-repeat/kelch-repeat protein At2g27520-like: MSKAMLNDLSEDVLMDIFSRLPVKTLLQFKSVCKSWYDIIKDPIFITKHVNRSNHSNNGYVAATCRDDTFHGSCNGVLCLNGSKIGDMNFLFNPVTGEFKELPKPDYPVNELGEDKIVVHIGLGFGHDPKTNDYRLVRISDSKKMRDSFYSGVDVHSLSTNSWRRKDRLVHGTIVDNSFSKGDLNGVLHWKGAIGKNKVIRDIIISFNIRDEVCGYIKLPSGIDP; encoded by the exons ATGTCAAAAGCAATGTTGAATGATCTTTCTGAAGATGTATTAATGGACATATTTTCAAGATTACCTGTTAAGACACTCCTGCAATTCAAGTCAGTTTGCAAATCGTGGTATGATATTATCAAAGATCCCATCTTCATCACCAAGCATGTTAACCGATCTAATCATAGCAACAATGGCTATGTGGCTGCCACATGTCGTGATGACACTTTTCATG GTTCATGTAATGGTGTCTTGTGTCTAAATGGTTCTAAAATCGGGGAcatgaattttttgtttaatcctgTCACTGGTGAATTCAAAGAACTCCCAAAACCTGATTATCCAGTAAACGAACTTGGTGAAGATAAAATAGTTGTACATATTGGTCTCGGATTTGGTCACGATCCAAAAACCAATGACTACAGATTGGTAAGAATTTCTGATTCTAAGAAGATGAGAGACTCATTTTATTCTGGAGTTGATGTGCACTCATTGAGTACAAATTCTTGGAGAAGAAAGGATAGACTTGTGCATGGAACCATTGTGGATAATTCTTTTTCCAAGGGGGACTTAAATGGTGTGTTACATTGGAAGGGTGCAATTGGGAAAAATAAGGTGATTCGTGACATTATCATATCGTTTAATATTAGAGATGAAGTGTGTGGGTACATAAAGTTGCCGTCTGGAATTGATCCTTAA